A window of the Lolium perenne isolate Kyuss_39 chromosome 7, Kyuss_2.0, whole genome shotgun sequence genome harbors these coding sequences:
- the LOC127314029 gene encoding spermine synthase, translating to MEGGGARNVSAAVAQTKGSGDDGSLPPCCIKAKAGVPESEAKCHATVVSGWFTESHSRSGQTSKVRYFNNPMWPGEAHSLKVEKILYQGRSPYQEVLVFESSTYGNVLVLDGIVQLTDKDECAYQEMVTHLALCSIPSPKNVLVVGGGDGGVLREIAKHDSVETIDICEIDQLVIDVCKDFFPHLYVGYEDPRVRLHVGDAVDFLRNAPEGKYDAIIVDSSDPIGPAQELVEKPFFQTIARALKPGGVLSNLAESMWLHTHLIQDMLSICRETFKGGVHYAWASVPTYPSGVIGFLLCAKEGPPVNFLTPVNPIEKIEGATAAGKEMRFYNSQIHRAAFVLPTFVRRELEAHCTFAEKKKPEKPTAKPVKMKIMRGSAITAS from the exons ATGGAGGGTGGAGGCGCAAGAAATGTTTCTGCAGCAGTAGCACAGACAAAGGGAAGTGGGGATGATGGCTCATTGCCTCCTTGCTGCATCAAGGCGAAAGCTGGTGTGCCGGAATCTGAGGCCAAGTGTCACGCAACTGTGGTGTCCGGGTGGTTCACAGAATCCCACTCACGATCTG GTCAAACAAGCAAAGTGCGGTACTTCAACAATCCAATGTGGCCAG GAGAGGCTCATTCGTTGAAAGTAGAAAAGATTTTGTACCAGGGGAGATCACCTTACCAAGAAGTTTTAGTTTTTGAG TCTTCAACATATGGGAATGTCCTTGTCCTTGATGGTATTGTTCAGCTGACTGACAAGGATGAATGCGCATACCAGGAAATGGTTACCCACCTTGCACTGTGCTCAATTCCATCTCCTAAAAAT GTTTTGGTTGTGgggggtggtgatggcggtgtactACGAGAAATAGCCAAGCACGACTCAGTGGAGACTATAGACATTTGTGAGATTGATCAGCTAGTTATTGAT GTTTGTAAAGATTTTTTCCCACATTTATATGTTGGATACGAAGATCCTCGTGTTCGACTTCATGTTGGGGATG CTGTTGATTTCTTGAGGAATGCTCCAGAAGGGAAATATGATGCCATTATTGTTGATTCATCAGATCCAATTG GGCCAGCTCAGGAACTTGTGGAGAAGCCTTTTTTCCAGACAATTGCTAGAGCTTTAAAGCCTGGAGGTGTTCTTTCTAATCTAGCTGAGAGTATGTGGTTGCACACACACCTAATCCAGGATATGCTCTCTATCTGTCGTGAGACATTCAAGGGTGGCGTGCACTATGCCTGGGCTAGCGTTCCAACATATCCTAG TGGTGTCATTGGATTTTTGCTATGTGCGAAGGAAGGTCCACCGGTGAACTTCTTGACTCCCGTGAATCCAATCGAGAAAATCGAAGGAGCTACGGCAGCTGGAAAAGAAATGAGATTTTACAATTCGCAG ATTCATAGGGCTGCTTTTGTTCTGCCAACATTTGTAAGGAGGGAGCTGGAGGCACATTGCACTTTTGCTGAAAAG AAGAAACCAGAAAAGCCAACCGCAAAACCAGTGAAGATGAAGATAATGCGGGGCAGTGCAATTACCGCTTCCTAG